The following proteins are encoded in a genomic region of Bosea beijingensis:
- a CDS encoding class I SAM-dependent RNA methyltransferase translates to MNEILAVDRLGQKGDGIVQAASGSIFIPYALPGETVRAVVDRERGQLVEIIAPSESRIAAICPLFTRCGGCAAQHMAPGLYREWKRQQVVTALSRAGIEAPVGDLVDAHGAGRRRVTFHARRQGEAMIVGFMAARSHDLISVETCPVLAPGLDRAPAVALMLANRMGGANKPLDIQVTASEAGLDVDIRGHGPLGDKLRLALTQLAERLDLARLSNHGEIVVERRPPLQRMGRALVAPAAGGFLQATAVGEEVLAGLVMAALPKGKRAADLFAGCGPFSFRIAEKMQVLAIESDKAAMLALAKGTGATQGLKPIATETRDLFRRPLLEHELKGFDVIVLDPPRAGAEAQIKRLAASKVRDVIYVSCDAASFARDAATLVAGGYALEAVTPVDQFRYSAHVELVGVFRRGRKG, encoded by the coding sequence ATGAATGAAATCTTGGCCGTCGATCGCCTTGGCCAGAAGGGCGACGGCATCGTGCAGGCCGCCTCCGGCAGCATCTTCATTCCCTATGCTCTGCCGGGCGAAACCGTGCGCGCCGTGGTCGATCGCGAGCGCGGCCAGCTCGTCGAGATCATCGCACCCTCCGAATCCCGCATCGCCGCGATCTGCCCGCTTTTCACCCGCTGCGGCGGCTGCGCGGCCCAGCATATGGCGCCCGGCCTCTATCGCGAATGGAAACGCCAGCAGGTCGTGACCGCGCTGAGCCGTGCCGGCATCGAGGCCCCGGTCGGCGACCTCGTCGATGCCCATGGCGCCGGCCGCCGCCGCGTCACTTTCCATGCCCGCCGGCAGGGCGAGGCGATGATCGTCGGCTTCATGGCGGCGCGCAGCCATGACCTGATTTCCGTCGAGACCTGTCCGGTGTTGGCCCCGGGGCTCGATCGCGCGCCCGCCGTCGCGCTGATGCTGGCGAACCGCATGGGCGGCGCCAACAAGCCGCTCGACATCCAGGTCACCGCCTCGGAAGCCGGGCTCGATGTCGATATCCGCGGCCATGGCCCGCTCGGTGACAAGCTGAGGCTCGCCCTGACTCAGCTCGCCGAGCGGCTCGACCTCGCCCGGCTCTCCAACCATGGCGAGATCGTCGTCGAGCGCCGCCCACCCTTGCAGCGCATGGGCAGGGCGCTGGTCGCGCCGGCTGCAGGCGGCTTCCTGCAGGCGACGGCTGTGGGCGAGGAGGTGCTGGCCGGGCTCGTCATGGCGGCGCTGCCCAAGGGCAAGCGCGCGGCCGATCTCTTCGCCGGCTGCGGTCCCTTCAGCTTCCGCATCGCCGAGAAGATGCAGGTGCTCGCCATCGAGAGCGACAAGGCGGCGATGCTGGCGCTGGCCAAGGGCACCGGCGCGACGCAGGGCCTGAAGCCGATCGCGACCGAGACGCGCGACCTGTTCCGCCGCCCACTGCTGGAGCACGAGCTCAAAGGCTTCGACGTGATCGTGCTCGATCCGCCGCGGGCCGGCGCGGAGGCGCAGATCAAGCGGCTGGCGGCATCGAAGGTCAGAGACGTGATCTACGTCTCCTGCGATGCGGCAAGCTTCGCGCGCGACGCCGCGACCCTCGTTGCGGGCGGCTATGCGCTGGAGGCCGTGACGCCGGTCGATCAGTTCCGCTATTCCGCTCATGTCGAGCTCGTCGGCGTGTTCCGGCGGGGCAGGAAGGGTTGA
- a CDS encoding FAD-binding oxidoreductase, which yields MSAILDRMAGIVGAKNIIADADAMVPYLKEWRDLFRGKAQGIVRPGSTAEVAELVKLAAETGTVLVPQGGNTGLVGGQIPISEGKEVILSLQRLDKIRAVDTDGDTMIVEAGVTLKRAQDAAEAAGRLFPLSLASEGSCTIGGNLSTNAGGTAVLAYGNARELCMGLEVVLPDGRIWNGLRQLRKDNTGYDLKNLFIGAEGTLGIITAAVLKLFPAPAARATAFLAVPDPAAALELLNAAKAGAGGTLTTFELMPRIGMDFVLRHASGTRDPLSEPSPWYVLMEVSAQQATGLDEHVETFLGEALEKGIVTDAALAGSLTQRADFWKLREMLSEVQTYEGGSIKHDVSVPIHATPEFLARAIAAVEAMVPGCRPVPFGHLGDGNIHFNVSQPVGADKAGFLARWSDMNEAVHAIVAELHGSISAEHGIGRLKRDLLPGVKDPVELDLMRTIKQTLDPKGILNPGAVLATE from the coding sequence ATGAGCGCAATTCTCGATCGCATGGCCGGCATCGTCGGCGCGAAGAACATCATCGCCGATGCCGACGCGATGGTGCCCTATCTCAAGGAATGGCGCGATCTCTTCCGCGGCAAGGCGCAAGGCATCGTCCGCCCCGGCTCGACCGCCGAGGTCGCCGAGCTGGTGAAGCTGGCGGCCGAGACCGGCACGGTGCTGGTGCCGCAGGGCGGCAATACCGGCCTCGTCGGCGGCCAGATCCCGATCTCCGAAGGTAAGGAAGTCATCCTCTCGCTGCAGCGCCTCGACAAGATCCGTGCTGTCGACACCGATGGCGACACGATGATCGTCGAGGCCGGCGTCACCCTGAAGCGCGCGCAGGATGCTGCGGAGGCGGCCGGCCGGCTGTTCCCGCTCTCGCTCGCGTCCGAAGGTTCCTGCACCATCGGCGGCAATCTCTCGACCAATGCCGGCGGCACTGCCGTGCTGGCCTATGGCAATGCCCGCGAGCTCTGCATGGGGCTGGAGGTCGTGCTGCCGGACGGCCGCATCTGGAACGGGCTCCGCCAGCTCCGCAAGGACAATACCGGCTACGACCTGAAGAACCTCTTCATCGGCGCCGAAGGCACGCTCGGCATCATCACCGCGGCGGTGCTGAAGCTCTTCCCCGCGCCGGCCGCCCGCGCCACCGCCTTCCTCGCCGTGCCCGATCCGGCGGCGGCGCTCGAACTGCTGAACGCTGCCAAGGCCGGTGCAGGCGGCACGCTCACCACCTTCGAGCTGATGCCGCGCATCGGGATGGATTTCGTCCTGCGCCATGCGTCCGGTACGCGCGACCCGCTCTCCGAGCCGTCGCCCTGGTATGTGCTGATGGAGGTCTCGGCCCAGCAGGCCACGGGGCTCGACGAGCATGTCGAGACCTTCCTCGGCGAAGCCTTGGAGAAGGGCATCGTCACCGATGCGGCGCTGGCGGGCTCGCTGACACAGCGCGCCGATTTCTGGAAGCTGCGTGAGATGCTCTCGGAGGTACAGACCTATGAGGGCGGCTCGATCAAGCACGACGTTTCCGTGCCGATCCACGCGACGCCCGAGTTCCTCGCACGCGCCATCGCGGCGGTGGAGGCGATGGTGCCGGGCTGCCGGCCGGTGCCCTTCGGCCATCTCGGCGACGGCAACATCCATTTCAACGTCAGCCAGCCGGTCGGCGCCGACAAGGCCGGCTTCCTCGCGCGCTGGAGCGATATGAACGAGGCGGTCCACGCCATCGTCGCCGAATTGCACGGCTCGATCTCGGC